Proteins encoded in a region of the Zea mays cultivar B73 chromosome 2, Zm-B73-REFERENCE-NAM-5.0, whole genome shotgun sequence genome:
- the LOC100274242 gene encoding histone H2B.3 yields MAPKADKKPAAKKPAEEPATEKAEKAPAGKKPKAEKRLPAGKSAGKEGGEGKKGKKKAKKSVETYKIYIFKVLKQVHPDIGISSKAMSIMNSFINDIFEKLAAESAKLARYNKKPTVTSREIQTSVRLVLPGELAKHAVSEGTKAVTKFTSS; encoded by the coding sequence ATGGCACCCAAGGCGGACAAGAAGCCGGCGGCGAAGAAGCCTGCAGAGGAGCCCGCGACAGAGAAGGCGGAGAAGGCTCCGGCGGGGAAGAAGCCCAAGGCCGAGAAGCGCCTCCCGGCGGGCAAGTCCGCCGGTAAGGAGGGCGGCGAGGGCAAGAAGGGGAAAAAGAAAGCGAAGAAGTCCGTGGAGACCTACAAGATCTACATCTTCAAGGTGCTGAAGCAGGTGCACCCCGACATCGGCATCTCGTCCAAGGCCATGTCCATCATGAACTCCTTCATCAACGACATCTTCGAGAAGCTCGCGGCCGAGTCCGCCAAGCTGGCGCGCTATAACAAGAAGCCCACCGTCACCTCCCGCGAGATCCAGACCTCGGTGCGCCTCGTCCTCCCCGGCGAGCTTGCCAAGCACGCCGTCTCCGAGGGCACCAAGGCCGTCACCAAGTTCACCTCTTCTTAA
- the LOC100217061 gene encoding uncharacterized protein LOC100217061, which yields MKTTSSHGLHAASASLCTPYLLLLPLGLLAVLLALPSLGSSYARSQGLGVLCRSAAAGTDVGGGGDYSSSVASGAGDEKKAAVAETPRPELSLLVGVLTVPGRRERRDILRTAYALQPAAPAARVDVRFVFCSVTDPVEAALVAVEARRHGDVLVLDCAENMNDGKTHAYLSSVPRLFASAPYDYVMKTDDDTYLRVAALVAELRPRPRDDVYLGYGFPVGDDPMPFMHGMGYVVSWDVARWVSANGDILRHNDTHGPEDLLVGKWLNIGGRGRNRYDLKPRMYDLNWFMDNFRPDTIAVHMLKDNRRWAATFTYFNVTAGIHTNSLP from the coding sequence ATGAAGACCACTTCGTCGCACGGGCTCCACGCCGCGTCGGCGTCGCTCTGCACGCCGTACCTACTCCTCCTACCGCTCGGCCTCCTCGCCGTGCTGCTGGCGCTCCCGAGCCTCGGCTCCTCTTACGCGCGCTCCCAAGGCCTCGGCGTGCTCTGCCGCAGCGCGGCGGCAGGCACCGACGTTGGCGGCGGCGGTGACTACTCCTCCTCCGTCGCGTCGGGCGCCGGCGACGAGAAGAAGGCCGCGGTCGCCGAGACACCGCGGCCGGAGCTCAGCCTGCTGGTGGGCGTGCTGACCGTGCCGGGCCGGCGGGAGCGGCGGGACATCCTGCGGACGGCCTACGCGCTGCAGCCGGCGGCGCCCGCGGCGCGCGTGGACGTGCGCTTCGTCTTCTGCAGCGTGACGGACCCGGTGGAGGCGGcgctggtggcggtggaggcgcgGCGCCACGGCGACGTGCTGGTGCTGGACTGCGCGGAGAACATGAACGACGGGAAGACGCACGCGTACCTGTCCTCCGTGCCGCGCCTCTTCGCGTCCGCGCCCTACGACTACGTCATGAAGACCGACGACGACACGTACCTGCGCGTGGCGGCGCTGGTGGCGGAGCTGCGCCCCAGGCCCCGCGACGACGTCTACCTGGGCTACGGCTTCCCCGTCGGCGACGACCCCATGCCGTTCATGCACGGCATGGGCTACGTCGTGTCCTGGGACGTGGCGCGCTGGGTGTCCGCCAACGGGGACATCCTGCGCCACAACGACACGCACGGGCCCGAGGACCTGCTCGTCGGCAAGTGGCTCAAcatcggcggcaggggcaggaacCGCTACGACCTCAAGCCCAGGATGTACGACCTCAACTGGTTCATGGACAACTTCCGCCCGGACACCATCGCCGTGCACATGCTCAAGGACAACCGCCGATGGGCGGCCACGTTCACCTACTTCAACGTCACCGCCGGGATCCACACCAACAGCCTGCCGTGA